The following DNA comes from Candidatus Omnitrophota bacterium.
TTCAACTTATCCACAACATAACAACCAAGAAAACCGTCCCCGCCAGTGACCAGGATACGCTTATTCTTTACTTTAATCATCTTAATCCGCTCTCCACCATCTATGCGGGAACTTTTCTTTCAAGATCCTATCGCCGACACCAATGGGCTCAAGGCCGGCAAACCGCATATCAGCATCCACCATAATCTTTACTAAATCATCAAAAGTGGCCCTTGGTTTCCACCCCAGGATCTTTTTGGCCTTAGCGGGATTTGCTCTAAGTATTTTTACTTCCGTAGGACGAAAATACCTCTTATCAATTAATACATATTTTTTCCAATTTATTCCCGCGTAGGAAAATGCCGCCCGCACAAATTCTCTTACTGAATGCGTTTGGCCAGTGCCTAAAACAAAATCATCCGCTTTTTTCTGCTGCAGGATTTTCCACATACCTTCAGCATACTCCGGAGCAAAACCCCAATCGCGCTTTGCCTCCAGGTTACCCAAATAAAGCTTCTTTTGCCTGCCAGCAATAATATCTGCTACTGCG
Coding sequences within:
- a CDS encoding GDP-mannose 4,6-dehydratase, whose translation is AVADIIAGRQKKLYLGNLEAKRDWGFAPEYAEGMWKILQQKKADDFVLGTGQTHSVREFVRAAFSYAGINWKKYVLIDKRYFRPTEVKILRANPAKAKKILGWKPRATFDDLVKIMVDADMRFAGLEPIGVGDRILKEKFPHRWWRAD